TTTTCCTTGAAAGAAGTCGGTTTAATCGACGGTCAAGGCAGTTGATGACTTACTAGAAAATTGTTCTCAATCCTATATTTTAGCTGATTTAGCTTATCTTAGCTATGAACTCAGAGAACAGTTGAAACAGAAAGGTTACCATCTTTGGGTGCCTTTACGTCAAAATATGGCAAGAACTAAACAACATAATCATTGGAAACTAATGGCTATGAGACGGACTATCTATCAATAAGACCTTAAATGAGTAGCAAAAAATGTACAATTGAACCAATACTTCTTCTGCACCTATTAGAGTAAAAATGTACAAATCAATTCCTTAAATCAGATGATGTTATGAACTAGAAAATATACAAAATAACACTTCAAAATAATGTACAAAATAAAAATAAAGTACACTCCTTAAAGAATGTACTTTATGCTTCTAATTCAGTTGTATCAATATTTTAGCTCTAGTTTAGTCAATTGTACATAAACTTTTAGTATTAACCAAAAATTTTTTTAGAGCTGATTATCCTCAATTATGTACTTTATTTAAGTGAAAACTAGAAATTGTTCAAATGTACATTAACTTTTAGTTTTCTACCAATGTTTATTCAACACTTACTAAGTAACTTTTACATAACCTTAAAACAAAAAAATCCAAATCTTTTTGTTAATTTGGATTTTTTAAGTATTTGATAGATATTTAAAATTATTCTAAATACTAATTACTACGTTTTGTCTTATATTTAACTTTGCTGGACTTTGCTATAAAACACGATGCAACAATAACAATAATTTTGATTAGATAGATTTCGTAATGAGCGTCACTAATAGTTAATTGAGAGAACACATTGATTATTGAATGTGTCATCACACAAATCCAGAGATTTTTTGTTTTTAAATAAAGAGCTGAAAGAATGAAGGAATTTGTCAGCAACCCAAATAAAAAAGGTACTAATTGAAGATTGATTAGGGAGCCATCTATATAGAAGAACAATAAATGCCAAATTGACCAAATGATAAATGTTAAAAATGTTGCTTGAAAATAGTGTAACTTCTCTTGTAAAATTTGCTGAAATACGTATCTCCAACCGATTTCTTCCAATCCACCAAATACAATAAATTTGAAAAACATCAGAAAAGGAAGATACCAGATAAATTGTACGATTTCCCCTCCAAAAAATAGAAAAGAGAAATCAAGAATAATAAGAAAAAATGCTAATAAATAATTTTTGTAACTGGTCTGAATATTAAAAAAATCTTTTATTATTTTCTTTAAGTCAATCTTATAATAGAAAATGGCAACAATGCTACCCCATAAGGCTGTAGAGATACCACCAATCATTATACCGAGAATATTTACTAGATCAGAACGAATAGCGAAATAATTAAAGAAAAATACAACTAAACAAACTAATAACAATTGGCTAAAAGTTCCTACCAAATAAACTGAAAGAGCCTTATTTCTACTCATAGCAACTCCCTTTAATTATTTAAAAATATCCTAAAAAATATATTTGTACATAAATTATATTATGCAACAAATATATTCTCTTATCTTTTTGTTCTTAAAAATACATAACTTTTTTTATGTTTTTATAGTAACAAATCTTTCACTTTCCCAATCTCGCTTTTTGGAATAACAAGATGGATCATATCTCCTAAATACATTCTTGTTGAACCGTTAACCGTCTTACGTTTTCCGTTATGAACTTGGGTTGTGATCAGAACGTTATGTGGTAAATTAAGTTCATGTACTTGCTTGCCTGCTATTTTATCAGAAACAGGAATTTCAATAAGAGTAACTTCTCCATCGTCACTTGCGGTTTCAGGTAACATTTTCTCCAGCATGGCTTCATATACTGGTGTTCCTTTTAGCAAATCCATAACGATGTAAGCAACAAGA
The window above is part of the Streptococcus sp. Marseille-Q6470 genome. Proteins encoded here:
- a CDS encoding CPBP family intramembrane glutamic endopeptidase; its protein translation is MSRNKALSVYLVGTFSQLLLVCLVVFFFNYFAIRSDLVNILGIMIGGISTALWGSIVAIFYYKIDLKKIIKDFFNIQTSYKNYLLAFFLIILDFSFLFFGGEIVQFIWYLPFLMFFKFIVFGGLEEIGWRYVFQQILQEKLHYFQATFLTFIIWSIWHLLFFYIDGSLINLQLVPFLFGLLTNSFILSALYLKTKNLWICVMTHSIINVFSQLTISDAHYEIYLIKIIVIVASCFIAKSSKVKYKTKRSN